Within the Nerophis ophidion isolate RoL-2023_Sa linkage group LG01, RoL_Noph_v1.0, whole genome shotgun sequence genome, the region agcaagggtgaagtgtcttgctcaggacacaacggacgtgacgaggttggtactaggtgggatttgaaccagggaccctcgggttgcgcacggccactctaccactgcaccacgccaatgtgtctaataacatctgaatcgctcacactgccgtcgcctcccccccccccccccctttttttttaatgcttcactctaactttcctcatccacgaatctttcatcctcgctcaaattaatggggaaattgttgctttctcggttaAATCGCTCTTGCTGGTGGCGGctattattataaacaatgtgaagacgtgaggagccctacaacccctgacgtcacgcgcatatcgtctgctacttctggtaaagaggcaaggctttttttattagcgaccgaaagttgcgaactttattatcgatgttctctactaaatcctttcagcaaaaatatggcaatatagcgaaatgataagtatgacacatagaatggacctgctatccccgtttaaataagaaaatcaaatttcagtaggcctttaagcaatgtcagctaagatttatctgagagccagatgcagtcatcaagagccacatttggctcaagagccataggtttcctacccccgCATTAACCATTTCTCTCCCATATTTTTTTATAGTAGACAACAttcataaaatgaaataaattaacttaaaaaagttcaaatggtttcacacattaaaaaaaaatcgaaaatagTTTTTAATGGGGCGCCctcaaaataaaatgttgctTAGGGCTGGAACTCAGAAAGGGGCGATTATGTACAAACTAGggttcatccatttttctaccgcttgtccctttcggggttgcgacAGTAGTAAGAAATGTTTGACAATATTGATACGTAAAATTTCTAttaaaatttgaaaaagaaaacattGTCGCAGTATGCCTATTGCTCATTTGCTGTTAACTCACAGGTAAACAGTCCAGAAAGCCCGGTCCTTCTTCGCCGCTATCCAAAACATCCTCTTTCACACCGGAAGGTAAATAAAGGTCACGAAAACGTCTTAGGCTTCGAATAACGACGGATTCGCTAAGAAAATGAGTCTTCCCAGCCATGACTTGTTGCCAAAGTTCGCAAGTCCGCCGTGAAACCAAATCACGCTGTATGACAACAAAAGTGACGTGCCGCTTTTTGCTACACTTCCGCATTGGCAGCGGGGGAGCATGATGGGTACTGTAGTGCGAAACGACCGACGATGTCGGCATTCAAAACAAGACTCGTTAAAACAACACGGGCTTTATTGTCACCAAGGACATAAAAAACAGAAATTTTCATCCAAACACGTTCTCTATTAAAAGCTAAACAAATAAAAGTTTTATTAAATTTAGGAAAATTGCAATAATGGGGAATAAGTGATGGATCATGAATAACTAGCAAACATGTTTAAACTTTCCTTTGCCTGGTGTGTATTTTATACACATTTAAAACGTGTGTATATATCGTACGAACAGATGTCAAATAATAAATGCATACCAAAATGGCAACTTAATAAATAAAAAGGTTACTGTGCAATGTTTCATTTTAGGCTGTGTAAtttataaactaaaaaaaatgtattattaagattcttttttttttatattaatggtATTATAACACATTCTTAGAGCAAAACAAGTGCCCTAATCAACAGTCTGGAATCAAGATAACGTGCTTTTTCAgcagaatgaaaaaaaacaaaaaactttaatGTCAGTTTTACACCACCTGCAGAACTTTCTTCTCCAAAGCATGAAGCGAGGTGGCATTAACACCCTTGCTGATATACAATTTCTCCCCTCCTCTCATTAGCCTTTCATTACACCGTACCTAACCTTTTTTAGTTTAGAGGGGACTGGAAAAACACTCAATACTGATCTTAGTTGTGTCCGAGGAAGACCCGGACACGGGGGCAGCGGGCTTTACTGTAAAACACTGAGGATTTCCTTGGCATTCTCCGTGTTCCAGCCCTGTCCCTGCAGAGGGCCCTCGCAGgcaagcacatacttgttgaggATCTGTGTGCCAATGTCCCTAAACTGGAGGCGATCTTTACAATCCATCATTTCGCTGCTGTAGTCTTCATACTTGACGGCCCAGAAGCACATTTCGCCGATGTACATCATTGTCAACAGGTGCGTGTCTGAGAAAATGCCTTGGAAACCATTTAAGAAAGAAATTACAACCCACACAACAGACTTGTGGGTTATTTCAATATTTTGCATTCAAAAAACATACCTTCAGATAGGAAGCCTGCCGTAGCAGTGTCATGGAGCACCACCCCATCATTGAGCTTCACTGAGTTCCTCACCTGCAGCATCCGCATTAGGTAGCGCACTCCTTCCTGAATACACTGGATGAAGACATCAGAGTCACATGATGCATACAGACAAGCAAGGCTAAGTACTTCTAATAGTGGCCTCAGCTCGAACAGATCTCCACTTAATCTATTATAACTGATCCACCGCACACACTGCCTGTACAGCAGACATGGCACCCACAAAGTTGATTTAATGTGGAATTTTAGGAGAAGGTGCTGCTGTGTGCAAAATCTGCCAAACACTTTGTAACATAGTCGAAATCTAAATAATTAGGGAAAGTGATGCATACATAACACATGAAAAACTGATTTGTGAGAAAGTTTGTTAGTGCGATTAAATTATTACATATTGATCTGAATACAAGACGGTATTTGTTCTCTAGAAAACAAAAGAGTGTTTCATATATCGGGTAGTGCTGTCCCGATACCAACGGTACCAAtatgttttttgatacttttcaaaataaagggaaccacaaaaaatgtaattgtcgtcTTGATATTAAAATTAAAAGGTATTAAAAATACTGGGCTTTTTTTATTTCACGCACGGAACAATTTACAATTTCACATATTACATACAGCCTGTCATAACCTAAGATAAGGTTAGTGTAGAATAGAAAGCTTTATTGTATTGTACAAAATGCTTCATGATTTTTGGTTGTCACACTTGGTCcgtgctttaagaaaaatactatcattagtaaatactaaaaacaatactATGGCTAAAACTATATAGATAAGACATGTAGGTAAAATaaacattgttaaagataaaacccAAACTGtaggaatttgttacaaaatacaataaattcaCTTGCATTAGCTTATGCTACATGGGCCGTTTTGACTCAGCTAATATGCTAATAATTGGCAACAGTCCATTCAGCTGTATGCGGTGTCTACTATTCAGCTGTATGCGGTGTCTACTATCTCTATGGGCACAACGAGGTAGCTAGTAAGCTACATTCGGTCTTTAAACTCCTTGTGCAGGTCTGGATACTTGTCCTTTAAAAGTTTACCTAAGTTTGGAAGTATTGCAACCTTTGCTCAATAGGTTCACCTTTGTCTTGAGGTGCAAACATCTCATTTAAAGCACCGCTTGCAGAGCGGCACTTTTATGTTTTGAAGTCAAAATACATCCATATTTCCCTTCGCCCACCCTCTTTATAATTTGACCAGTAGAATTGCCGTTTCTGCCATTCTCCCTCTTCTGTCTCCATGCTTGTTGCGCTTGTATGCGCTGTGTTTGTGTTTACTTACTCAACATGGACTTTGGCTCATATTACCAATGTCACTGCGGTGCGCCAGCTTGCGCATGAAGAAATGTACCggcatttttcaaaggcagtatagtacatttttgtatttattactaCCGGGGTACTGTTCATGTATACCGTAGAACCCTAATTGTGGGTATATAGtgtgtctaatttcacctaaacCCTCCCacccacaaaaaaacaaaaagagttGTTGAAAAAGAAGAGCAGTTTTATATTTTGGTAAATACGGTGCTTTCATTTTGTATCACGTATGTaaagagatggatggatgagttgaatactgtatcttatcCACCAGCACTTTGTTGTTGAGTAAACACTTTTGACCGATAAGCATGACACAGGTGATCCTTGGTTTCCAATATTCCATTTTACATTTTATGGTTACAAATATGGCTGGTTAAAACAATCGATTATGGATCGATATATTCACATATTTAACAACATCGATTCGCAAGGCACAATATCGATTATCCAATGCTACGTATGCGATTGGCCActgatcggtatcggttgattttCGTGGAAAAATATGGTCGGTCATTGTCAAAtaatgccttttaatgccgatcacaaacaAAGATCCTCCGGCTGAAAAGTGGAAGGCAGCTAATTTTGTGTCACCATACACAGAGTGGAGACGCTCCCCcaaaatgacaaaatatatttCTTATTACTTTGAGTATCAATACTACGTATTAATATTACTGGAGGATGTGGCTCAACATGTGACACACAGAGAGACAGGAGCAAGCGTGTTAAAAGCTAAGCGAGCTTTaaacaccaagaaataagtgcCTAGtgaagtttaagaagtgtagatggaaccatgTTGCGGCACAAAGTAAGCAGCTACTCAGAAGAAATCATCAAGTAGAGTCTAGAAAAAGGTAATATAACAACTATTGGTGTGTCAGACGGTCAGCATTGTCGCAGTCAGTACACCATATATAAGAGGATAGGATAGACCCAAATTGGCATTATCGAGATTAGGGGTAGCATCAGAGTGATACTAGAATGATTAGATTGATTTCTTTATTTTGGCAAAattattttatgttgttttaatgtttacaaactcaaaaaaaattccctggacacaggaggactttgagggcagaAACCAAATCATCTTAATTAATGTTTCCAATTAAAGTGATCAAAATAGTTTTGATAGCTTTCTGGAAGCCATATTTTACAATGTTATTACTTGTTGCCTACACTGTATTCAAATTTCAAGTGCATCATGTAAATGTTTCACCTTGGACTTATTCCAGCCTCAGAAGCGCGTAGGACCATAAAGTACTTCAATCGATAGGAGAATATACGCAAGGCCAGATTTGACAGGGAACACCCACATTTTAGAGTTGCTCCACACAGACAGCGCATCCTGGATAAAGGCGCGCAATGACAGACCTGTGTCAGGAGGGAGAATGCCGCACAGCTTTTTCCACTTTGGCGCATGAAAGAATAAGCCCCTAGATGGACGAGTGATACCTTAAGGAACGTCTCTTTGTTCTGCTTGATCCATTGCTTCCGTTGATGAAGGGTGTGGCAGTACATGTAGAGCAGTGCGCCACGTCTCCAGTAGAGGCATTCTAGCAGCTCTAGTCCCAACACAGCCTGCACCTTATTGGACAAAACACAGCACTGTCACAGACTGACAAGCAGAGTATGCTAGTGTTGCCTAATGCCTGTGTGTTTTCTAACGCTTTGAgataacattttttaaacaatgacaACTTCTCTTAAAATGTGTGTGATGTTTTCTTGATGCTTTGATATCAGAATaacattttttgtgtttatttagtAAATAGCAACTGGCTGCTTAACAAATTACCTATTTGCTATATTGCTATATTGTATGTACATATAAGACGCAGATATTGAGCTTATTGCATTAGATGACAGAATAATGAGATTCTGAACTTGTTGTATTTCATACAATTACAGTACTTTGTGTCCATTATGAATCTCTAACCAAATATGTAATTTAGACAAAGTAATTTTGGCCCCGTTTACAGTAcacaccaaatcagatttttttttgccctcaactGCCACATATCAGGTATTTTATTACCATCCCAAACGCTCCAAAGTGTTTCAAATCTGATATTTTCACATCAGATTTTggtcacatcaggaggtagtccgaATACAACTGGAATCAAAAGTGACTCCATTCTAAACAAAAATGCGACCTGATTGCGACTTTTACTTCATCTTTTGGTCGAGCTACATCATCCGTCACAGCACGACCACTTTCCTTTT harbors:
- the rimoc1 gene encoding RAB7A-interacting MON1-CCZ1 complex subunit 1 isoform X2, which codes for MADDYRRQGLELERRIFELDAKCSALKAEKQDDDYIQNADAILDKLKSYYRQGGESSSLSKLLQDYTQVQAVLGLELLECLYWRRGALLYMYCHTLHQRKQWIKQNKETFLKCIQEGVRYLMRMLQVRNSVKLNDGVVLHDTATAGFLSEGIFSDTHLLTMMYIGEMCFWAVKYEDYSSEMMDCKDRLQFRDIGTQILNKYVLACEGPLQGQGWNTENAKEILSVLQ
- the rimoc1 gene encoding RAB7A-interacting MON1-CCZ1 complex subunit 1 isoform X1; this encodes MADDYRRQGLELERRIFELDAKCSALKAEKQDDDYIQNADAILDKLKSYYRQGGESSSLSKLLQDYTQVILDITFYEENKLVDQEFPEECSPFKIQQLLQDLTEPEVLVGRLAPSQEVQAVLGLELLECLYWRRGALLYMYCHTLHQRKQWIKQNKETFLKCIQEGVRYLMRMLQVRNSVKLNDGVVLHDTATAGFLSEGIFSDTHLLTMMYIGEMCFWAVKYEDYSSEMMDCKDRLQFRDIGTQILNKYVLACEGPLQGQGWNTENAKEILSVLQ